Proteins co-encoded in one Eriocheir sinensis breed Jianghai 21 unplaced genomic scaffold, ASM2467909v1 Scaffold1336, whole genome shotgun sequence genomic window:
- the LOC126989851 gene encoding uncharacterized protein LOC126989851 codes for MISEFSATQKKKSSLHQTRERLKRRNYRPEHRESVRKIIFDRDDDILIMEPPKPVPMSENKKDNTNSENSQSTKGVQGRPFMVSPYVSLKTQRANRRAAGGHQQSLTTSSSFIQGLIKNSIMKNVPEMMTSASTRVPVDGQTEEEPDPEDMWGLLPALPQQSSSSLAARAAKTSLQESGITETAATAPERPTTVTSTNISGAVITSKASKVMRSFWIESEEEEEDKDTEDTESLFMPTLPVASQLIQESTVLPSYSSLGPEHWMSVARAMQKRKKNSFLRLTFL; via the exons ATGATTTCAGAATTTAGTGCAACCCAGAAAAAGAAGAGCTCCCTCCATCAGACACGAGAAAGgctgaaaagaaggaattacagaCCAGAGCACAGAGAGTCAGTGAGAAAAATTATATTTGATCGTGACGATGACATCCTTATTATGGAACCTCCCAAGCCTGTGCCCATGtcagaaaacaagaaagacaacACAAATTCTGAAAACAGCCAGAGCACAAAGGGGGTGCAGGGCAGACCCTTCATGGTATCACCATATGTTTCCCTGAAGACCCAAAGAGCCAATAGGAGAGCTGCAGGTGGACACCAGCAAAGCCTGACCACTAGCAGTTCCTTCATCCAAGGCCTCATCAAGAACTCCATCATGAAGAATGTTCCAGAGATGATGACTTCGGCCTCAACCAGGGTACCAGTGGACGGTCAAACGGAGGAGGAACCTGACCCTGAGGACATGTGGGGTCTCCTGCCAGCCCTCCCCCAGCAGTCCTCCAGCTCCCTTGCCGCAAGGGCTGCCAAGACCAGCCTGCAAGAATCTGGCATAACG GAGACTGCAGCCACGGCTCCAGAGAGGCCAACAACTGTCACCAGCACCAACATTAGTGGTGCAGTCATCACATCAAAG GCCTCCAAGGTAATGAGGAGTTTTTGgatagaaagtgaagaagaggaagaggataaagacacAGAAGACACAGAGTCACTCTTCATGCCCACACTCCCCGTGGCCTCACAGCTGATCCAAGAGAGCACCGTGCTTCCCAGCTACAGCTCCCTTGGCCCCGAGCACTGGATGTCAGTAGCTAGAGCTATGCAGAAGCGAAAAAAG AACTCCTTCCTGAGACTTACATTCCTGTAA